In Bombus huntii isolate Logan2020A chromosome 3, iyBomHunt1.1, whole genome shotgun sequence, a single genomic region encodes these proteins:
- the LOC126864048 gene encoding protein MEMO1, producing MALIRRATHAGSWYAGSGLDLNKQLEGWLGAADLSHGPARAIIAPHAGYSYCGACAGFAYRQISPVVVRRIFILGPSHHVRLAGCALSSASIYQTPLYDLHIDQQVYRELEETRHFEWMDLNTDEEEHSIEMQLPFIAKVMEGFKDSFTIIPILVGSLSPEKEALYGRLLAPYMADPQTLLVISSDFCHWGQRFRYTYYDRSCGPIYRSIQNLDKMGMDIIETLNPTMFTDYLKKYGNTICGRHPISVLLQAIHTLKGNTNGQRMNLKFLKYAQSNQCNNMNDSSVSYASASLVLE from the exons GATTGGACTTAAATAAACAATTAGAAGGTTGGTTGGGTGCAGCAGACTTATCACATGGACCTGCTAGGGCAATAATTGCCCC ACATGCAGGTTACAGCTATTGTGGAGCATGTGCTGGTTTTGCATACCGCCAGATTAGTCCTGTTGTAGT GCGCAGGATTTTTATTCTTGGTCCATCACATCATGTCAGATTAGCAGGCTGTGCTCTTTCTTCTGCATCGATTTATCAAACTCCATTGTATGATCTACATATTGATCAGcaag TGTACAGAGAACTTGAAGAGACTAGACATTTTGAGTGGATGGATTTAAACACAGATGAAGAAGAACATAGCATTGAAATGCAATTGCCATTTATTGCAAAAGTTATGGAAGG GTTTAAAGATTCTTTCACAATAATTCCTATACTAGTGGGTTCATTAAGTCCAGAAAAAGAAGCACTCTATGGAAGATTATTAGCACCATATATGGCTGATCCACAAACATTACTTGTTATATCTTCGGATTTCTGTCATTGGGGACAGCGTTTTCGTTATACCTATTACGATAGATCCTGTGGCCCCATTTATAGATCTATTCAAAATCTTGATAAAATG GGTATGGACATTATAGAAACATTAAATCCCACAATGTTTACCgattatcttaaaaaatatggTAATACAATATGTGGCCGACATCCTATTAGTGTTCTTTTACAG gCAATTCACACTTTAAAAGGGAATACTAATGGCCAAAGAATGAACTTGAAGTTTCTTAAATATGCTCAAAGCAATCAGTGCAATAACATGAATGATAGTTCTGTTAGTTATGCCAGTGCTTCCTTGGTTCTTGAGTGA
- the LOC126863996 gene encoding activating signal cointegrator 1 complex subunit 3, producing the protein MPELPRITRSLRMFTNLGRIKSTRELQPNDLFKKEEEYKKLKSEFNWQDLCRHVPKDALHHVNKLRQIAVETFGECSYELIDEFLLFTLQLLINDKLLTNEKFAILKRKAANLTFQDAQNMMEIIRIIRGRLKESILVLIGNRETDADNIEISESKLFGSKIEYKPARVLWPDTETLRSMSLENIIQSTDNFSMKYRNEDTNLSKTKFDKAIYKQNLESYAKYFTDMTLEEFEEFIIISKLKNENSEDELLDLLGCESIEFIQYIIEHRKSIIALSSDSKVQKKCNAQRPVISGQVTVQSEKEKQLLKQVRKKEKKLNKISNKREKRGESEENSFESLELSLKKNEALIEMHTPIFEKNVTDRNMRENIPFVFDSNISSRTTAGYVSKQQIMLPQNAVKKDTEMFEEVSIPPPESQLIDVNYKPVMIDSLDDTGQMAFSGIKSLNIIQSIVFDAAYHTNENLLISAPTGAGKTNVAMLTIVHQIKQHIEHGQLMKNQFKIIYVTPMKALAAEMTANFSKKLQCLGISVRELTGDMQLTKSEIQQTQMIVTTPEKWDVVTRKGTGDISLTSIVKLLIIDEVHLLHGDRGPVVEALVARTLRQVESSQSMIRIVGLSATLPNYLDVARFLRVNPHVGLFYFDHRFRPVPLSQTFIGVKATSPLQEINYMDQVCYNNVIDMVSKGHQVMVFVHARNATVKVAQTLKELAMKDGTLKLFIPEGQAKFTNKAFAKSRNRYLIELFSSGLSVHHAGLLRSERNLVEKYFAEGLIKVLVCTSTLAWGVNLPAHAVIIRGTEIYDAKHGSYIDLDILDVLQIFGRAGRPQFDVSGHATIITSHNKLYHYLSLLTNQIPIESSFIKYLADNLNAEIALGTISNVEEAIKWLSYTYLFVRMKLNYHVYGILPQVIIDDPNLEQKRKELIDVAAKALDEAKMIRYNISTGDLSTTNLGRIASHFYLKYDTIEIFNRLTKPIMSEAEILAMISQSQEFGQLKVREDEMNELEELIQQYCELNVQGGVENIHGKVNILLQTYLSHGRVNSFSLISDQAYIVQNAGRICRALFNIMLGQNRATMAGRLLEMAKVIEVQQWSFKNPLCQFHYLSPEIINKIEENDLTIDRLNNMNVKEIGDILYNQKVAVLVKKCCEELPALEMESNLQPITRTVLRIRLKIYPQFRWNDSVHGKTSEPFWIWIEDPDSDFIYHHECFNMTRKMVCNKLEQELVMTIPLQEPLPSQYIVRATSDRWLGCQNMLPLTFHDLILPEIYPPHTNLLELQPLPVKALKDPLFEKLYKFSHFNPIQTQIFHCLYHTDNNVLLGAPTGSGKTIAAEIAIFRVFKQYPMQKIVYIAPLKALVRERIKDWKVRLEEQLGRQVVELTGDVSPDIKVIASASVIVTTPEKWDGISRSWQTRAYVKDVALIIIDEIHLLGEDRGPVLEVIISRTNFISSHTSKKLRVIGLSTALANAVDLANWLGIKEMGLYNFRPSVRPVPLAIHIHGFPGKNYCPRMATMNRPTFQAIKQHAPSSPSLVFVSSRRQTRLTALDLIAYLAAEDNPKQWLHMCEEEMNTILDHVRDSNLKLTLAFGIGLHHAGLQDRDRMIVEELFVNNKIQVLITTATLAWGVNFPAHLVVIKGTEYYDGKQHRYVDMPITDVLQMIGRAGRPQFDTAGVAVVLVHDLKKNFYKRFLHQPFPVESSLLAVLPDHINAEIVAGTIKNKQELLDYLTWTYFFRRLMKNPRYYDLNALEPNTINQYLSSLVDSTLKVLINSHCVKFDQEEQILYPQSMGKIASFYYLSHHTMLMFEESLQEFLTLEQCLRILCNSYEYNELPVRHDEELLNEELSKMCRYQVDNYSYGSPHTKAFLLLQAHFSRLPLPCVDYITDLKSVLDQSIRIVQAMIDTVAEHGWLASALMIMNLLQMLIQARWIDEFAITTLPHVNSEHIQLFSALSSCLPKLCFIMRNKYSTLVEVLGKDFQEEQIFQIHQVMKEMPMLHVELSIEMHDEEQRNQMFISLKTDNSDHINICKDQDYILNITMRRKNKSNNLKAHCPLFQKGKDEGWFLVLGNTSNLELLALKRASGINEQRKYYQLQFTAPSNLGQTTLVFYLISDCYIGLDQEYNIKLNIIS; encoded by the exons atgccAGAATTACCACGAATTACAAGATCTTTGCGTATGTTTACAAACCTTGGACGTATTAAAAGTACAAGGGAACTACAACcaaatgatttatttaaaaaagaagaagaatataaaaaattgaaaag TGAGTTTAACTGGCAAGATTTATGCAGACATGTACCCAAAGATGCTTTACATCATGTTAATAAACTACGTCAAATTGCTGTAGAAACGTTTG GAGAATGTTCTTATGAACTCATAgatgaatttttattgtttactCTACAATTACTAATCAAtgacaagttgttaactaaTGAAAAATTCGCAATTTTAAAAAGGAAAGCTGCAAATTTAACATTTCAAGATGCTCAGAATATGATGGAG ataattagaataattcgAGGAAGATTAAAAGAAAGTATTTTAGTACTCATAGGAAATAGAGAAACAGATGCtgataatattgaaatatcaGAAAGTAAGTTGTTTGGCtcaaaaattgaatataaacCTGCAAGAGTATTGTGGCCAGATACTGAAACACTTCGCAGTATGtctttagaaaatattattcaaagtACTGACAATTTTTCgatgaaatatagaaatgaAGATACAAATCTGTCTAAAACTAAA tTTGATAAGGcaatatataaacaaaatttagaGTCATATGCAAAGTATTTTACAGACATGACTTTGGAAGAATTTGAAGAGTTTATTATAattagtaaattaaaaaatgaaaattcagaAGATGAATTACTTGATCTTTTAGGTTGTGAATCTATAGAGTTTATACAATACATTATTGAACATCGAAAAAGTATTATAGCTTTGAGTTCTGATTCAAAAGTACAAAAAAAGTGTAATGCCCAAAGACCTGTGATCAGTGGACAAGTGACTGTACAGTCTGAGAAAGAAAAACAGCTACTGAAACAAgtacgaaagaaagaaaagaaattaaataagatatcaaataaacgagaaaaaagaggagaatCTGAAGAAAATAGTTTTGAATCATTAGAATTATCCTTAAAAAAGAATGAAGCATTAATAGAAATGCATACACccatatttgaaaaaaatgttacagACAGAAATATGCGAGAAAATATTCCCTTTGTATTTGACTCCAATATATCTAGTAGAACAACAGCTGGTTATGTATCGAAACAACAAATAATGTTACCACAGAATGCAGTAAAAAAAGATACAGAAATGTTTGAGGAAGTTTCTATACCTCCTCCAGAGTCTCAACTAATTGATGTAAATTACAAACCTGTTATGATAGATTCCTTAGATGATACTGGACAAATGGCTTTTAGTGGTATTAAAtcattaaatataatacaaagtATAGTATTTGATGCGGCATATCATACTAAtgagaatttattaatttctgcTCCAACGGGTGCTGGAAAGACCAATGTTGCTATGTTAACTATAGTACATCAAATAAAGCAACATATTGAACATggtcaattaatgaaaaatcaatttaaaataatttatgtaacCCCAATGAAAGCTTTAGCAGCTGAAATGACAGCAAATTTTAGTAAAAAACTTCAATGTCTTGGTATATCCGTTCGTGAATTAACTGGAGATATGCAATTGACCAAATCAGAAATTCAACAAACACAAATGATCGTTACTACGCCAGAAAAATGGGACGTTGTTACTAGAAAAGGTACTGGAGATATATCTCTTACTagtattgtaaaattattaattatcgatGAAGTGCATTTGTTACATGGTGATAGAGGGCCTGTAGTTGAAGCATTAGTTGCTCGAACATTAAGACAAGTAGAATCTTCACAAAGCATGATAAGAATTGTTGGACTTTCTGCAACTTTACCAAATTATCTAGATGTTGCAAGATTTTTAAGAGTGAATCCACATGTAGGACTCTTTTATTTTGATCATCGATTTCGACCAGTACCCCTTAGTCAAACATTTATTGGTGTAAAAGCTACATCACCGTTGCAGGAAATAAATTACATGGATCAAGTATGTTACAACAATGTTATAGATATGGTGTCTAAAGGACATCAAGTAATGGTATTTGTACATGCACGAAATGCTACTGTTAAAGTGGCACAAACATTAAAAGAATTAGCGATGAAAGATGGTAcacttaaattatttatacctGAAGGTCAagcaaaatttacaaataaagcGTTTGCTAAATCACGCAACAGGTAtctaattgaattatttagCAGCGGATTATCGGTACATCACGCTGGTTTATTGCGTTCAGAAAGAAATTTGGTTGAAAAGTATTTTGCAGAAGGTTTAATTAAGGTATTAGTATGCACGTCAACATTAGCTTGGGGTGTAAATTTACCTGCACATGCAGTTATTATAAGAGGAACAGAAATATATGATGCAAAACATGGTTCGTATATCGATTTAGATATATTAGATGTTTTACAAATCTTTGGTCGTGCTGGTAGACCACAATTTGATGTATCTGGTCACGCTACTATTATTACTTctcataataaattatatcacTATTTATCGTTATTAACAAACCAAATACCTATTGAGAgtagttttattaaatatttggcTGATAATTTGAATGCTGAAATTGCATTAGGTACAATATCTAATGTAGAAGAAGCTATAAAATGGCTAAgttatacttatttatttgttcGAATGAAGTTAAACTACCATGTTTATGGAATTCTTCCTCAAGTTATTATAGATGATCCAAATCTAgaacaaaaaaggaaagagtTAATCGATGTAGCAGCTAAAGCGTTAGATGAAGCTAAAATGATTCGATATAATATAAGTACAGGAGATTTGAGTACGACAAATCTAGGACGTATTGCAAGTCACTTTTATCTTAAATATGacactattgaaatttttaatagacTTACAAAACCAATTATGAGTGAAGCAGAAATACTTGCTATGATATCTCAATCTCAAGAATTTGGACAATTGAAAGTACGAGAGGATGAAATGAACGAATTGGAAGAGTTGATTCAACAATATTGTGAACTTAACGTTCAAGGTGGTGTAGAAAATATACATGGCAAAGTGAATATTCTATTGCAAACGTACTTATCACATGGTCGAGTTAATTCATTTTCATTGATATCGGATCAAGCATATATTGTGCAAAATGCAGGACGCATATGTCGAGCATTGTTTAATATTATGCTAGGACAAAATCGTGCAACGATGGCTGGTCGTTTATTAGAAATGGCAAAGGTAATTGAAGTGCAACAATGGAGTTTTAAAAATCCTCTGTGTCAGTTTCATTATTTATCTccagaaattattaataaaatagaagaaaatgattTGACAATTGATAGATTAAATAATATGAACGTTAAAGAAATTGgagatattttgtataatcaGAAAGTAGCAGTATTGGTGAAGAAATGTTGTGAAGAATTACCTGCATTAGAAATGGAATCAAATTTACAACCTATTACTCGCACAGTTTTAAGaatacgtttaaaaatatatccaCAATTTCGATGGAATGACAGTGTTCATGGTAAAACTTCAGAACCATTTTGGATATGGATAGAAGATCCAGACAgtgattttatttatcatcATGAATGCTTTAATATGACAAGAAAGATGGTTTGCAATAAACTTGAACAAGAGCTTGTGATGACTATACCATTACAGGAACCATTACCTTCTCAATATATAGTAAGGGCAACAAGTGATCGCTGGTTAGGTTGTCAAAATATGCTACCTCTAACATTTCATGATTTAATTTTACCTGAAATATATCCACCACATACTAATTTGTTAGAGTTACAACCATTACCTGTAAAAGCATTAAAAGATCCACTATTTGAAAAGCTTTATAAATTCTCTCATTTTAATCCAATACAAACacaaatttttcattgtttATATCATACAGACAATAATGTCCTGTTAGGAGCTCCAACTGGTTCGGGGAAAACAATTGCTGCAGAAATTGCTATATTTAGAGTATTTAAGCAATATCCAATGCAAAAGATTGTATACATTGCACCATTAAAAGCTTTAGTTAGAGAACGAATAAAGGATTGGAAAGTTAGACTTGAAGAACAACTAGGAAGACAAGTGGTAGAACTAACTGGAGATGTATCACCAGATATTAAAGTTATAGCAAGTGCGAGCGTTATCGTAACTACACCAGAAAAGTGGGATGGTATTAGTAGAAGTTGGCAAACAAGAGCTTATGTCAAGGATGTTGCTCTTATTATTATAGACGAAATTCACTTATTAGGAGAAGATCGTGGCCCTGTATTGGAAGTTATTATTTCAAGAACTAATTTTATCTCTAGCCACACTTCAAAAAAATTAAGAGTTATTGGACTTTCTACAGCATTAGCTAATGCAGTGGATTTAGCTAATTGGCTTGGTATCAAAGAAATGGGCCTTTACAATTTTCGTCCGTCTGTACGACCTGTACCGTTAGCAATTCATATACATGGGTTCCCgggaaaaaattattgtcCTCGAATGGCAACAATGAATAGGCCAACTTTTCAAGCGATTAAACAACATGCACCATCTAGTCCATCTTTAGTGTTTGTTTCATCACGCAGACAAACACGTTTAACTGCACTAGATTTAATTGCATACCTTGCGGCAGAAGATAATCCTAAACAATGGTTACATATGTGTGAGGAAGAAATGAACACTATTCTAGATCACGTACGAGACTCAAACTTAAAACTTACACTTGCATTTGGAATTGGGCTTCATCATGCTGGTCTTCAAGATAGAGATAGAATGATTGTTGAAGAATTATTTGTTAACAATAAAATTCAG GTGTTGATTACAACAGCTACTTTAGCTTGGGGTGTCAATTTTCCTGCTCACTTGGTTGTAATAAAAGGAACAGAATATTATGATGGTAAACAACACCGTTATGTAGACATGCCTATTACAGATGTACTTCAAATGATAGGACGTGCAGGCAGACCCCAATTTGATACTGCAGGAGTGGCAGTGGTTCTAGTACATgacttaaaaaaaaatttttataagaGGTTTCTACATCAACCATTCCCAGTAGAATCAAGTTTACTAGCTGTTTTACCAGATCATATAAATGCTGAAATTGTGGCTGGTACAATTAAAAACAAACAAGAATTATTAGATTATTTAACCTGGACGTATTTTTTTAGAAGATTAATGAAAAATCCTAGATATTATGATCTAAATGCTTTAGAACCTAATACAATTAATCAGTACTTATCTTCTTTAGTGGACAGTACATTAAAAGTGTTGATAAATTCACATTGTGTGAAATTTGACCAG gaagaacaaattttatatccACAATCAATGGGTAAAATAgcatcattttattatttatcacatCATACTATGTTAATGTTTGAGGAATCGTTACAAGAATTTCTAACATTAGAACAATGTTTACGTATTTTATGTAATTCTTATGAATATAATGAATTACCAGTAAGACATGacgaagaattattaaatga GGAATTAAGCAAAATGTGTCGTTACCAAGTAGATAATTACTCATATGGTTCTCCACATACAAAAGCATTTTTATTACTTCAAGCACATTTTTCAAGACTTCCTTTACCATGTGTAGATTATATTACTGATTTAAAATCAGTACTTGATCAATCAATTAGGATTGTTCAA GCAATGATAGATACAGTTGCAGAACATGGATGGTTAGCAAGTGCACTTATGATAATGAATTTGCTTCAGATGCTTATTCAAGCTCGATGGATTGATGAATTTGCAATTACTACATTGCCACATGTAAATTCAGAACatatacaattattttcgGCGTTGTCATCATGTCTTCCAAAATTGTGCTTTATTATGCGCAACAAATATAGTACACTTGTAGAGGTGCTTGGTAAAGACTTTCAAGAAGAGCAAATATTTCAA aTACATCAAGTAATGAAAGAGATGCCAATGCTTCATGTCGAGTTAAGTATAGAAATGCACGATGAAGAACAGAGAAACCAGATGTTTATATCGCTAAAGACTGACAATTCCgatcatataaatatttgcaaggATCAAGATTATATACTAAATATTACaatgagaagaaaaaataagtctAATAACTTGAAAGCACACTGCCCTTTGTTCCAAAAAGGAAAGGATGAAGGTTGGTTTCTGGTTTTAGGTAATACTTCTAACCTAGAATTATTAGCTCTAAAACGAGCATCTGGAATAAATGAACAACGCAAATATTATCAATTACAATTCACAGCACCATCAAATCtag GACAAACAACTCTAGTGTTTTATTTGATATCCGATTGTTACATAGGACTGGATCAAGAATACAATATAAAACTAAATATAAtatcttaa